The genomic region AGCAATCGCCATGAGGATGATGAGCGCGGCCATGACGCCAATAACAGCAGTAATGCCCTTTTGATTTAAGAAATCTCCCATCACTTTAATAGGACTTGGCACCGTCACCAAAAGATCGAATGTCTTCAACGAGCTTTCTCCAGTTTCGCTGATGAAAATACAAGTGTACACGCCGTTATCCGATTGCTCAGCTGATCTGATGGTCAACGTTGATCGCAGTAATGAATCGCTGCCTTGCATGGACACAACATCGACAATTTCGCCGTTGATTTGTTCTCCGTTCTGTATGGGAATAGTGAATTCCAACTATTGTTTTTCCTattcaataataaattattGTACCTTAAGCCAGAGCGTGTACGAATTCAACAATTTGCAACTGCAAACGAGGTCTTGATCATCTCCTTCGTGAACAATCCTTGTGAAATGTGATCTCATGATGACAGCTGGAGTAGGAGGAACAACGCGAGCGGAGCTGCGAACCGAATCAACAGTTTCCTTTGTAGAATTCGTTCCCGCCAAATCTTGACCTGTAATCACGCAAATGAattagaaataataaaaaaagaatccaaTGGAATTGAAAGTCACTTGCTTGAAACGAACACAATCGACGAGAGAAACTGCACGAGAAGGAGAGCCCGTAGGTACGCCATGGTTTCAATCGACTATTAACCAGGTGTGCTGTTCCCGCTCGACTATATATACATTGCGTTTGGTGCGGGAGGTTAGCGACTCGTCAGTCATAATCACAAACGAAAGGAAACGATGCCGTAATACGTAGCTGGAGGCAAGTCTATAGCAGTAATCTCATTGAGCTTGGTGCATACAATAGAATCGGCGCGTATAGCCAGGCTGTCTTGCGTGACGGCCTTCGCCATCCTCCTTCATGGCTTTCCACTAGATTTCCCTTACGGAACCAAGTCCCGAAAAATCCAGACAAGGCCAGTTATACCGAAGAAAACTGACTCGACAAGGTGAACGTCAGCATATAGGGGAATCCTGTTGTCCTGTTGTACACACTGGTGTAAACGACGCCGGTTCTTTCTGGTTTGTGCTCCGCTCGCTGGTTTTAACTTGCTGTGGTTTGATAGTGAATAtacctgaaaaagaaaacgattccttgaaccaaattgaaaaatgttttgaggcatttttttttctttccacatttttttttttggtcagccttcttttttttttctttctcgttttcaaaacaaaaaaaaaacttgaaggGGCAACTATTTCCGTGGTGATCACTTTGAACAATACCGCACCTTTCGAGAATGTTAATGTGCGCATATGCATTTAAAATACTTGACACCATCTCCGAAACCAAACTATGTTATCCTTGGATTCTCAAGGCATAGCCAAggacctgaaaaaaaaaaaaaaatgaaaggtgCATGAATTCCTAATTAGGTGGGAGAAGGAAATTTCCCTTTTCCCGACTGGTAAGTCAAAACACGCACAGCCATCTTCATTTGGTAAATGGGTTTATCCAATTTAGACATTGATCCAAAAGTGGTACGATGGGTTCTAGTTTGATAATGGTGCggacccccccaaaaaaggcAAATCCAAAAGATTTAAGCAAACCGCAACACCAGTGGCCACGCAACAGGGGGAAAACAAATGGCTGGAGTCAACACAGAGACGTCAATTTTGCAGCGATCTGTGACGTGATAGATAAATTCGGGTGAAAGCCGTACCAGGAACGGAAGCTATCGGCACTCATTGGTAcaggattttaaaaaacccaACGTATAAAAAACTTGTAAGAAAAGAAGGTGGTTAAAGTAAAAGGAAATTATCTTAACTTTTGTGTCTTTTAAACGCGACtgaaacagttgaaaaaaaaaaatagagttaAAAACACTTTCACTAGTATTGtttctaaaataaaagaacgtcCTTTGAACCAACCATTTTCAATGCCAACAGGGTTGATTTTGTGCGACCAATTCATGATTTTATCAGGTGCTAAAACATTATCCCAAGTCTTTGGTCTTGGGGCCATAGAAGTTAAGGTCAACCGTCAGTTCAGCGCGCTGGCGTGAATTCTTCGTGGCCTTCTTCCGCTTCCTGTTTGGTATACttccataagaaaaagttCCACAAATGCCCATAAACAAAAACggtccataaaaaaaaaggaaatggtatAATTTGTTGATTACGGATCACGAGACACTCGGTAAAAAGTACCTACCCAAACCACCAAGGAAATATGGGTTGCAAATCTAACACTTTATCTCACCCGGTGACCACAGACAGGGCGACAAGATTTTGTATCTTTTTATAAGGTGTGGTGGACACGATTCACGAATTGTTCGATACCCAACAGTCAATGTAAATCATTGTGATACTCTAATCTTAATCTTgtcctttgttttgttgctcCATTTCACCATGAGAACTGAAATGAATAAATCCACAAAACCACAAAGCGGAAGGAAACCTGAAAACTGCGTAGATTCATATGCAAGTACACGGGTTCCTGTCACGCTGCCAGTACCTACAGCTGAAATCAAGCGGAACGGACGAGAGCCAAGTGTCGTGTCGAAGGGCAATCATGACAGACACAGTTCAAGTTAGCAACACGGCTCCTCAAGTGAAAGTTGTACCCGTAGCGGAAGTTTCGATCCTAAAAAATGATAGATCAGCAttggaagaaaaggaaggcCGTGTTTATGAACAGCTGACGCCTTCCGCACATGGAACCAAGCCCGAAAAATTGGACCACATATCTACGCAGACAATCGTCTGTCACTTATTCAAATTGTTCATTCTATCCATTTTAGTTGGAGCTGTCATCTTTTTGGAGCTCCACTATCGCCAAGAAATCAGGGATTGGCTGGCTGGTGTGATTGCAGGAAGCGTTGTTGTTCTCATTTCGATTTTGCTGGCACTGTTTCAAGCAGTGCGCTGCGTCGTATCTCTTCTCATTCCGACGTTAGGTACGAAATTAGGCAAATCGGGGCTAATTGCCTTATTGATGAGCATGTTGTTAGCTGGACCAGCAGCCAATTTAAATTACAATTTCAAACAGACGACCCAATCGCTGATTTGCTTCGGCGAAGCAGCGTTTAATCAAACTACTGTCGCATCGGAACGCTACAAAGAATCGATGAAAGAAATGACTGGGCAAGTCGGGGATAGTTTGTCCCACTACGTACAATTGGCTGAATCAGTCCAGCAGGCCAT from Daphnia carinata strain CSIRO-1 chromosome 6, CSIRO_AGI_Dcar_HiC_V3, whole genome shotgun sequence harbors:
- the LOC130690273 gene encoding uncharacterized protein LOC130690273; this translates as MAYLRALLLVQFLSSIVFVSSQDLAGTNSTKETVDSVRSSARVVPPTPAVIMRSHFTRIVHEGDDQDLVCSCKLLNSYTLWLKNGEQINGEIVDVVSMQGSDSLLRSTLTIRSAEQSDNGVYTCIFISETGESSLKTFDLLVTVPSPIKVMGDFLNQKGITAVIGVMAALIILMAIATALSYQSALTCKNKRDKREARAKSPSEVSGGHLSSPFVLGTDTQTRISPTSPV